One genomic window of Glycine max cultivar Williams 82 chromosome 16, Glycine_max_v4.0, whole genome shotgun sequence includes the following:
- the LOC100778208 gene encoding long-chain-alcohol oxidase FAO4A produces MNRKNMESNGESHSSRSGSFREGFGLAPNEAKVHTLVELGSVDYTHTTTTTSLLQDGDDDDVGEEREKEQRKPLTNSLSPRQMKSLVALCDTLLPSINNNNVVWGSDDESVANFYKTSASMAGTPEHLGILISEKLKHPSTWLLLLTLWLLSTWFGTFILCGTLSLSTKFPFFHSYPELSLLKRQKVMQSWSLSYLRPLRMFFRTIKLLTLLVFFTQLDEAEDNPSWKAIGYCGPDPEFKSQLKNHFFTKQRGQEEKEDDGTEDVRGPLYKGLIRINNPRDIITDSLRRVGFSVSATPKKTKASTLSSPSLVIKCDAVVVGSGSGGGVVAGVLANAGYKVLVLEKGSYSARNNLSLLEGPSMDQMYLSNGLVATNDMSVLILAGSTVGGGSAINWSASIRTPQHVCKEWCDRHELELFESMLYKEALDVVCEKMGVQSEIDDEGFNNAVLRRGCVEMGYPVCNIPRNATSDHYCGWCCLGCKDGRKKGTLETWLVDLVKSGNGAIIPSCEAIQVLHKKKKGRHRKIARGVAFAIEYKGKKDICVVESKVTIVACGALSTPALLKRSGLKNENIGRNLHLHPVAMAWGYFPDSPSPELWPEKHKKSYEGGIMTAMSTVVAQFDKSGYGTVIQTPALHPGMFSILMPWTSGADIKDRMRKFSRTAHVFALARDQGSGTVNSPSCISYQLKDIDKENLKVGLEKVLRILAAAGAEEIGTHNNKGRRINVKQVSYHEFEKFVKEESSMSLTDISTPLCSAHQMGSCKMGTNPRESVVNQMGETWEVEGLYLADSSVFPTALGVNPMVTVQAISYCTAQYVLEVLRRKRK; encoded by the exons atgaacagAAAAAACATGGAGAGCAATGGGGAGAGCCATAGCAGTAGAAGTGGTAGCTTCAGGGAGGGGTTCGGGTTGGCTCCGAACGAGGCAAAAGTTCACACTTTGGTTGAGCTTGGTAGTGTTGATTATACAcacactactactactactagtcTTCTTCaagatggtgatgatgatgatgttggtgaggagagagagaaagagcaaAGAAAACCTCTTACAAACTCTCTATCTCCTAGGCAGATGAAGTCCCTTGTTGCTCTTTGTGACACCCTCTTACCttccatcaacaacaacaacgttgTTTGGGGCTCTGATGATGAATCTGTTGCCAACTTCTACAAGACTTCGGCTTCCATGGCTGGAACACCTGAGCAT CTTGGGATATTGATAAGTGAGAAGCTGAAGCACCCAAGTACATGGCTGTTGTTGCTGACACTATGGCTACTATCCACATGGTTTGGCACATTCATACTGTGTGGTACGTTGAGCCTCTCAACAAAGTTTCCTTTCTTCCATAGCTACCCAGAATTGTCTCTTCTCAAACGGCAAAAAGTTATGCAGTCTTGGTCTCTCAGTTACCTTCGACCCCTTAGGATGTTCTTTAGAACCATCAAGCTTCTCACTCTCCTTGTCTTCTTCACTCAG CTAGATGAAGCAGAAGACAACCCATCATGGAAGGCAATTGGGTATTGTGGACCTGATCCAGAGTTCAAATCACAGTTGAAGAACCACTTCTTTACAAAGCAAAGAggacaagaagaaaaagaagatgatGGCACTGAAGATGTTAGAGGACCTCTTTACAAAGGTCTTATCCGCATAAATAACCCACGAGACATCATTACAGATTCTCTAAGACGAGTTGGATTCTCTGTCTCTGCTACTCCCAAAAAGACCAAGGCTTCTACCCTATCATCTCCTTCTCTAGTTATAAAATGTGATGCAGTGGTTGTTGGTTCTGGCTCTGGAGGAGGGGTAGTAGCTGGAGTTCTTGCAAATGCTGGTTACAAAGTTCTGGTCTTGGAGAAAGGAAGCTATTCTGCTAGGAACAATCTTTCCCTTCTTGAAGGACCAAGCATGGATCAAATGTACCTCTCCAATGGTTTGGTTGCTACAAACGACATGTCTGTGCTAATACTAGCAGGCTCCACAGTTGGTGGAGGGTCTGCAATCAACTGGTCGGCCAGCATTAGAACTCCTCAACATGTGTGCAAGGAGTGGTGCGATCGCCACGAGCTCGAACTATTCGAGAGTATGTTGTACAAAGAAGCCTTGGATGTTGTGTGTGAGAAAATGGGAGTGCAATCTGAGATTGATGATGAAGGGTTCAACAATGCTGTTTTAAGAAGAGGGTGTGTAGAAATGGGGTATCCTGTGTGCAACATTCCCAGGAATGCTACATCTGATCACTACTGTGGCTGGTGTTGCTTGGGGTGCAAGGATGGAAGGAAGAAAGGTACATTGGAAACATGGCTTGTGGACTTGGTGAAATCAGGGAATGGTGCAATCATTCCAAGTTGTGAGGCTATTCAAGTCTtgcataagaaaaagaaaggaagacacAGAAAAATAGCAAGGGGTGTGGCTTTTGCAATTGAATACAAGGGGAAAAAGGACATTTGTGTAGTGGAGTCAAAGGTCACAATTGTTGCTTGTGGAGCACTTAGTACTCCAGCATTGCTTAAAAGAAGTGGATTGAAGAATGAAAACATAGGGAGAAACTTGCACCTTCATCCAGTGGCAATGGCTTGGGGCTACTTCCCTGATTCACCTTCACCTGAGTTGTGGCCTGAGAAACATAAGAAGAGCTATGAAGGAGGGATTATGACAGCAATGTCCACAGTTGTTGCACAGTTTGACAAATCTGGATATGGTACAGTGATCCAGACACCTGCATTGCATCCTGGTATGTTCTCAATTCTAATGCCATGGACTTCTGGTGCGGATATAAAAGATCGAATGCGCAAGTTCTCTAGAACGGCTCATGTGTTTGCGCTGGCAAGGGATCAAGGATCAGGAACTGTGAATTCGCCTTCGTGTATAAGTTATCAGTTGAAAGACATTGACAAAGAGAATTTAAAGGTTGGACTTGAGAAGGTACTGAGGATTCTTGCAGCAGCTGGAGCTGAAGAAATTGGGACACACAACAACAAGGGAAGGAGAATAAATGTGAAGCAAGTGAGCTATCATGAGTTTGAGAAATTTGTGAAAGAGGAAAGTTCAATGTCTTTGACAGACATTTCAACCCCATTGTGTTCAGCACATCAAATGGGAAGCTGTAAAATGGGTACTAATCCAAGGGAATCAGTTGTGAACCAAATGGGAGAGACATGGGAAGTGGAGGGTCTTTATTTGGCAGACTCAAGTGTGTTTCCCACAGCTTTGGGTGTGAATCCAATGGTCACTGTTCAGGCTATTTCTTACTGCACAGCACAATATGTTCTTGAAGTTcttagaaggaaaagaaagtga